The Mugil cephalus isolate CIBA_MC_2020 chromosome 11, CIBA_Mcephalus_1.1, whole genome shotgun sequence genome includes a window with the following:
- the si:ch211-79k12.2 gene encoding zinc finger protein ZFP2, whose protein sequence is MDKDKCGDIPGQCSWMEMHQFIGDLITSGNNSKNQQDAVKSAWGVAAGGGGVAATLGYKPASLETLQVPRPAQGKAGVGAGAGADPGRHIQSGASQRKAAGRDRREAGGSSDVHQACTCPGCPYSNTFETLTPRQSGSDAACQPKDLSCSGLVSLSMCLPDTTVPSSTSTSELGTGRQPSDDADRATRAQEQNSDAPPTKVSSGTFPHLPVFPCLCVHRGLQTCAQILSQQEGADSPLSHTHAHHHFHHHHCPLTSCLTCPHPPQLSGPFPCLSCSLPACTQVCHHQHRQTQQQEEGRGRTSSTLLSLHPCMHCSATFSRPSQLLQHQRSEHAHKPSGFLCTECGRAFNSHSNLRIHLNVHTGARPYTCSDCGKSFSQSGALKIHRRIHTGERPYSCGFCGRGFPHLAGVRAHQRTHTGEKPYRCNQCGKCFTQSGALKIHTRIHTGERPFICSLCGKAFSNRSGIRFHYRTVHGLAPEHTGEAGAGYRGPAGRGCPPGRPRTLPSTTVGLNMASISEDNSHAAPNSRDSSELNAALSGSAALGGNEHKSQSEGANPGSHREGLLYACEDCGLRFKDAPSRNRHQTLAHYSHEGGEEDEEEEAEGQRKEFRTNERVQDN, encoded by the exons ATGGACAAAGACAAGTGTGGCGACATC CCTGGTCAGTGCTCCTGGATGGAGATGCATCAGTTCATCGGTGATCTCATTACATCTGGAAACAACTCCAAAAACCAGCAAGATGCGGTCAAGTCGGCGTGGGGGGTGGCTGCTGGCGGAGGCGGTGTTGCGGCCACTTTGGGGTACAAGCCTGCTTCCCTGGAAACCCTTCAGGTCCCCCGACCCGCCCAGGGCAAGGCAGGGGTAGGGGCAGGGGCAGGGGCAGACCCGGGCAGACACATCCAGTCCGGGGCATCACAGAGGAAAGCGGCGGgcagagacagaagagaggCCGGGGGGAGCTCAGATGTTCATCAAGCTTGCACTTGCCCCGGCTGCCCTTACTCCAACACCTTTGAGACTTTGACGCCCAGACAATCTGGATCGGACGCAGCGTGTCAGCCCAAAGATCTCAGCTGCTCGGGTCTGGTGAGCCTCAGCATGTGCTTGCCGGACACCACCGTACCGAGCAGCACCTCCACGTCCGAGCTGGGGACCGGCCGGCAGCCGAGCGACGACGCCGACAGAGCAACTCGGGCGCAGGAGCAAAACTCGGACGCTCCTCCCACCAAAGTGTCTTCGGGAACTTTCCCTCACCTCCCCGTGTTTCCCTGCTTGTGCGTCCACCGCGGCCTGCAGACCTGCGCCCAGATCCTGAGCCAGCAGGAAGGCGCGGACTCGCCGCTCTCCCACACCCACGCCCACCATcacttccaccaccaccactgcccCTTGACGTCCTGTCTGACCTGCCCCCACCCTCCGCAGCTCTCCGGTCCCTTCCCCTGCCTGTCCTGCTCTTTGCCCGCCTGCACTCAGGTGTGCCACCACCAGCACAGGCAAacgcagcagcaggaggagggacgGGGCCGGACGAGCTCGACGCTGCTCTCGCTGCATCCCTGCATGCACTGCTCCGCCACCTTTTCCAGGCCGTcccagctgctgcagcaccaGCGCTCCGAGCACGCCCACAAGCCGTCCGGCTTCCTGTGCACGGAGTGCGGCCGGGCCTTCAACTCCCACAGCAACCTCCGCATACACCTCAACGTGCACACGGGCGCCCGGCCCTACACCTGCTCGGACTGCGGGAAGAGCTTCAGTCAGTCGGGAGCCCTGAAGATCCACAGGCGGATTCACACCGGCGAGAGGCCGTACTCCTGCGGCTTCTGCGGCAGGGGGTTCCCCCACCTGGCGGGCGTCCGCGCCCACCAGAGGACGCACACGGGGGAAAAACCCTACCGCTGCAACCAGTGTGGGAAGTGCTTCACCCAATCGGGAGCCCTCAAGATCCACACCCGCATCCACACGGGAGAGAGGCCCTTCATCTGCAGCCTGTGCGGGAAAGCCTTCTCCAACCGCTCGGGGATCCGCTTCCACTACCGCACGGTCCACGGGCTGGCCCCGGAACACACCGGGGAGGCAGGGGCCGGGTACCGGGGGCCTGCGGGTCGCGGGTGTCCACCGGGTCGTCCCAGGACTTTACCTTCGACGACCGTCGGGCTCAACATGGCGAGCATCTCGGAGGACAACTCGCACGCGGCTCCGAACTCTCGAGATTCTTCCGAGTTGAACGCCGCTCTTTCCGGCTCCGCTGCCCTCGGTGGAAATGAGCACAAATCTCAGTCGGAGGGAGCGAACCCGGGCAGTCACAGGGAGGGACTCCTGTATGCGTGCGAGGACTGCGGCCTGCGCTTTAAAGACGCCCCGTCCAGGAACAGGCACCAGACTCTGGCGCACTACTCGCacgaggggggagaggaggatgaggaggaagaggcggaGGGGCAGAGGAAAGAGTTCCGCACAAATGAGAGGGTCCAAGATAACTAG